The nucleotide window TTTACTTTTGATTTTTGTACTTCATAACCTACTTTGGTAATTGCATTTTCGATATCATCGATTGAAATCTTATCTTCATCAAAGTCTAGTTTTGCTTTGCTTGAGTTAAATAATACTTTTACTGT belongs to Irregularibacter muris and includes:
- a CDS encoding heavy-metal-associated domain-containing protein, with translation MKSATIQLEALACPSCMQKIEGAVKALEGVDKDTVKVLFNSSKAKLDFDEDKISIDDIENAITKVGYEVQKSKVK